TTGAGCGGTAATTTCATGGCCTTTTACCACTGTGATTTCTTCTTCCGTAGAACCGACTGACCCAGTACCCGTCGCCTCGCCAGTCTCACTCGACGCGGTGCTCTCCCATTCTTTTATCAACTGGACGAGCGTTTCCTCGGGAAGCATCTCGAGAGGATCGATATTCTCTGCATTCCTGTTGTTCCTCAAGGGCATCGCGTTAACCGGAGCATTCAAGCCCTCGTTGTCGGCCACGGGAATTCTTGAGAAAGAAATGTTCGCCGTATCAGATCCATCGCTTTTGGAGGGAAGCTCCCCGCTAAGTTGCTTTAAGATCGCTTCTACTCTTACACTGTTGTAGTCGATCAGTCCTGAGCTCCGACCGTCAGTAGAATTGAAGGAGGCCAGGAATTGCTCGTACGAATACAAAGCCGTGGGGTCGTTCTTGACGTACGGATCGATCATCGCAGCGACTTCTTCGACCCGGCTATTGAAGAGTTCATCGTTCAGATAGCCGTCTATTATCCGCCGAAGATATTCATGGTATCTTTCCAGGTACTCTTCATTTGCCAGCAGCCTGTTCACTATCGGAAGTGAAGCCATATTGACGGCCGGAGAATCTATGTAGAAAGTGTCGCCGCTTCCTCTGGCCCCGCCGAATCCCCCGAATCCCCCGAAGGCCATATTGAAGTCCCAGGGTATCATCACGAATCGGCCGTTGTTGTCATAAAGATAGTAGTTGTGGCTCATTCCTCCCAGTATCGAGTCCATGCTCCCGGCGGCCATACAAAGAGCGTAATACTTGAGAAAGGAGTCTATGTCCAGTACTTTTTCAAGCTCCTCGTAGGTACCTTCCTGCAAAACCTTCAACATCTCCACAATTGAGCTTCTGTCGCTAGTTTTCTCGTTGGTTTGAAGGGCAAGACCGGGGTAGCTTTGCGGATCGTCGTCTATGTAAACCAGGTTGGCACCGGTGCCTTCCGGTTTGTAAAGGTCTCCGTAACCGTAAGCAAAGTGATCGCGCACGAAGTTTTCATCAATGTTTTCGACTCCCAGATAAAGCCCGAAGTACTGGCCGTTTATATACAACGCGACGTAAGTCGTCCTCGGAGTTTCTAGACCAAGCATTTCCGAAATCTCGTACGTCAGGTACTCTCTCATGAACGAGGGGTCGGAGAAACCGTTGTTGAGGTTTATCTTGGTTATTCCGAAAAGGTTCTGACCCTTGATATAGTGGTTGAAGTCGAGCTTGAAGCTGTAACGGTTAGAAGTGGAGTTTCTTGCCTGTGCAAGCGAGGAGTTGCCTTTGGGTCTGATCCCGACGTTTTTTATGCGATAGCCGTTGTAAACTACGTTACACATGATGTATTCTTCCATACGCGCCTGATCGAACATATTCTGAAGCTCGGCCTCGTCAACCTCTATATATACATCTATAACTCTGTGGTGAGGGAAAAGAACGGCGTCCGTCGGATTTCTGACAGTCTGCGGATCTCCCTCGAAGGCACCGAAAAAGATCACTGTCAGTAAGCCAAACAATATCAATCCCGACACCTTTAAGAACTTTCTCATACCATCGCCCCGCTAAGCAGCGTAATCACCGTTGTAACTTATAAGAACGGCGTTCGATACGCTGTCGATTGATTTGAGTTCATTGATGAAATCAATTTCCCCGTTTTTGATGCGCAATTCCACAGAAAGTTCGATATTTTCCCCCGTGACCGTTTTCGATTTAATGTTGTACCTTTTGACCTTGTCCTTCAGCTTTTCAAGTATCGCCTTCTCGGCTTCTGAATTTAAGTAGTCCAGCAGAAGTATGTAGGGCGATGTCTGTGACTTGAAGTTGGCGAAAACAAGAAGGATTATGCCGATGATCACCGAGCCCATAACCGCGAGCAGATAAAAAGAGGCGCCCGTGACTATCCCCACGGCAATAGCCCAGAACATGAAGACTATGTCCATCGGGTCTTTAATAGCGGTTCTGAACCTCACGATACTTAGAGCGCCCACCATTCCCAGCGAAAGCACGATGTTGGTCGTCACGGCCATTATTACCAGGGAGGTAACCATGGCTATCATGACCAGCGATACGTTGAAACTCTTGGTGTACATTATTCCCTGGAAGGTCCTCTTATATACCTGAAAGATGAAAATACCGATGAGAAAGGTTATGAGCAGTGTTATCGCCGTATCGGCAGCCGATATCTGCGATGCCGAGAAGTTTTCCAGAAAACTGTTTTTGAATATGTCTTTGAATGTCTCCATGCCTATCCTCCTATTAATACAAATAGTTGTATTTTCTGCCTATTACATATTTGGATGCGCTGCTCCTGAACCTTCCAATACTCTGAACGATGTTTTTTATGTGAGAGGGAAAGAATCCGTCGTACTTGATCTCGAGTATCATGAGATCGCTCCCGGAGCATGTGAAGGAACCGTTCCTGTCGAAGATATCTAGATTGTTGTTGCCCGTCGATAGATTCCTGTCAAAGGTAATTCTCAGGTTGGCCGCTCTGAGACAGTAAGCCTCGCGATTGTAGCGAACCAGTACTTTTGGTTTCAAAGTTCTGGTCTTTATTCCTTCGTAGAAATCTATGAACTCGTACGGTCTTTCCTCCAATAAGAAGGAAGCCCGGCCTTTCATTATCTCTTCGTATTCGTCTCTGTAAATGATACGGCTGACCTTATGAGTCAGGTCTCCGTTTCTGGTCTTCTTTTCCAGCTTGATAACGCTATCGCTGAAGTTGTATATCCGTATCCTGTATTTAGTTCTGTTGTTTGTTCCACTGATTTTCTCGCGGTATGCCGAGTTGTAGATGTCGTCGAAATACAGACTGATTATTTCGTAGTCGCCTTTACCGTTGCCGTTTCGATCGACCTCCATGATGTGCCCGATCTTGCTCTTGATAGAGAGATAATCGAAATAGTTTATATGATACTTGAGTTCGTGCCTTCCCCTGATCTCTTCCATTTGGTTCCTCCATTTTCATTGTCGATCGATTTTAAGTAGCCTGTGTCACAGAATTATCACAGCTGCTCTGTGATCGATTTGTGACATAGCGATACTAGAATAAAGTTATACCGGACAGGGAGGTCGTATGTTGAAAATCCTCTTCGCCGACGATGAAAGAAATATGCGGATACTGGTGTCCGATTTTCTCGAAATGGAAGGCTATAAGGTACTTCTGGCGGTTGATGGCGAGGAAGCTCTCCAGAAGTTTTATGAAAACCCCGATCTATCTCTCATCATTCTGGATATAATGATGCCGCGTATGAGTGGTATAGAAGTTCTCGAAGAAATCAGGGAGAGATGCCATATTCCAGTCATAATGCTCACCGCGAAATCTGCCGAAACCGACGAATTGGAAGGCTTCCAGTGTGGAGCAGACG
This portion of the Mesotoga infera genome encodes:
- a CDS encoding CotH kinase family protein; this encodes MRKFLKVSGLILFGLLTVIFFGAFEGDPQTVRNPTDAVLFPHHRVIDVYIEVDEAELQNMFDQARMEEYIMCNVVYNGYRIKNVGIRPKGNSSLAQARNSTSNRYSFKLDFNHYIKGQNLFGITKINLNNGFSDPSFMREYLTYEISEMLGLETPRTTYVALYINGQYFGLYLGVENIDENFVRDHFAYGYGDLYKPEGTGANLVYIDDDPQSYPGLALQTNEKTSDRSSIVEMLKVLQEGTYEELEKVLDIDSFLKYYALCMAAGSMDSILGGMSHNYYLYDNNGRFVMIPWDFNMAFGGFGGFGGARGSGDTFYIDSPAVNMASLPIVNRLLANEEYLERYHEYLRRIIDGYLNDELFNSRVEEVAAMIDPYVKNDPTALYSYEQFLASFNSTDGRSSGLIDYNSVRVEAILKQLSGELPSKSDGSDTANISFSRIPVADNEGLNAPVNAMPLRNNRNAENIDPLEMLPEETLVQLIKEWESTASSETGEATGTGSVGSTEEEITVVKGHEITAQMREWILLKMESQMANIVVQNRNFQNPDAMRFGAAREERVQNMQPPDMQAPQGMPADAGGMAEGRPNMQPPAEMPDFNIGGRAREEAAQIPEESDDLTRSETITIYASMLALGLSITILKLKRKI
- a CDS encoding DUF4956 domain-containing protein, producing the protein METFKDIFKNSFLENFSASQISAADTAITLLITFLIGIFIFQVYKRTFQGIMYTKSFNVSLVMIAMVTSLVIMAVTTNIVLSLGMVGALSIVRFRTAIKDPMDIVFMFWAIAVGIVTGASFYLLAVMGSVIIGIILLVFANFKSQTSPYILLLDYLNSEAEKAILEKLKDKVKRYNIKSKTVTGENIELSVELRIKNGEIDFINELKSIDSVSNAVLISYNGDYAA
- a CDS encoding polyphosphate polymerase domain-containing protein, which produces MEEIRGRHELKYHINYFDYLSIKSKIGHIMEVDRNGNGKGDYEIISLYFDDIYNSAYREKISGTNNRTKYRIRIYNFSDSVIKLEKKTRNGDLTHKVSRIIYRDEYEEIMKGRASFLLEERPYEFIDFYEGIKTRTLKPKVLVRYNREAYCLRAANLRITFDRNLSTGNNNLDIFDRNGSFTCSGSDLMILEIKYDGFFPSHIKNIVQSIGRFRSSASKYVIGRKYNYLY